One Pseudomonas sp. C27(2019) DNA window includes the following coding sequences:
- a CDS encoding YhdP family protein: MSIAIRVLYGLLRLGLWLLAGMLIVGALYVSIGRQFMPLMAEYREEIEQQLQLRLQQTVKVEQLTGRWRGFSPLLEARYVTLGEGDDAVQVDSLYIQPDVVSSLLAREVRFKNVTLTGLQIHLQQDQQGRWALQGLQLHDVEQAAFQLNDWLVRLRQVAQLSVLDSRVIIQAHDNEPLVLRYTGFTLSRTEQQQRLDLRAVLPDGEVLELSAQGQLISEDWRQSTLAVYLKTPSSNLARWVPKALLQDSQVTTLSVAGALWLRAAQGQMHSAVLRLDDFELEGRAAHAEPLHLRSQQALAFYQNSAQLQSAWFESFKLQINDLPTRDWRMSLAYEHEKTPLWQLSLEQLELTDVHYVLERVWQLPEVGADVLNTMQPSGTLNNVQLQWRPEAELAQRLTFDSNLNNVEFSAWRDVPASSGISGRISGDLLQGELRLASETGFSLHLANLFAEPWQYQRAHARLLWQFDEQGFTLESPYLQVQGEEGEIGGDFLIRLLKDPAEEDYMDLRVGLRDGDARFTGKYLPSRVPGFSDALEHWLNTAIQAGHVEQGYFQYQGSLNKGAAPESRSISLYFAVREAQLEYQPGWPALKDAVAQVLIEDSGVRIYVEQGQILDSPVTTAYAEVVYGPPGQVPVLQLHAELQSSVADGLYFLQKTPIAQGALEFAQWQGKGALPIGLDLTVPLAAQQPVHIKLDIDAQQVELGMPDINVQLRQLSGLFKFDSQIGLSAERVTGEFLGQSFSGRIDAEGDGQQLRTHIDVKGLMPIEQLTQWAAITQPLPVSGSLPYRLRLLLEGEDSQLRIDSNLQGVSVDLPAPFGKTAGQQSYADWRMTLAGTERRYWFDYADQLSLSLAATPDDILSGRAQLRVGGGLARLPTQAGLQIRGRLDQLDLADWQALLQRYSLPEENSRQLLNSAKLDIRRFNAFGLQADNLTAHLQPQKDGWQLLLDSQQLKGEIVERGDKAPLAVRFTHLYLPTAVVHSVVEKDALADFDMRSIPALDVQVDALYQGANHLGAWSFNTRPQAQGVLFDKLQLSLKGLHVNGQAGWQRSNGQVNSWYTGRLSGDNLSDVLLAWGFAPTVTSETFRSDVNMRWPGSPMALSLGKLSGDLDINFRKGQLVTVDGGAQALRVFGLLNFESIGRRLRLDFSDLIGKGLAYDRIKGRLQVLNGVYRTDGTLSLSGPSSDIELEGQLDLVNEKINAKMQVALPLSTNLPLAAIAVGAPAIGGALFVVDRLIGDRLARFASVTYHISGDWQNPEISLAKKDKK; this comes from the coding sequence ATGAGCATTGCGATTCGTGTGCTTTATGGGCTGCTACGCTTGGGCTTATGGCTGCTGGCTGGCATGCTTATTGTCGGCGCATTGTATGTCAGCATAGGGCGTCAGTTTATGCCGCTGATGGCAGAATATCGCGAAGAAATTGAGCAGCAGTTACAGCTACGCTTACAGCAAACGGTGAAGGTTGAGCAGTTAACAGGTCGCTGGCGTGGATTTTCGCCACTGTTAGAGGCGCGCTATGTGACGCTTGGTGAGGGTGACGATGCGGTACAAGTCGACTCACTGTATATTCAGCCGGATGTGGTGAGCAGTCTGCTGGCGCGCGAAGTGCGTTTTAAAAATGTGACCTTGACCGGTTTGCAAATACATCTGCAGCAAGATCAGCAAGGGCGTTGGGCGCTACAGGGTTTACAGCTGCATGATGTTGAGCAAGCGGCTTTTCAGCTCAATGACTGGCTGGTTAGATTGCGACAAGTTGCCCAGTTAAGTGTTTTAGACAGCCGTGTCATTATTCAAGCGCACGATAACGAGCCATTAGTGTTGCGCTACACCGGTTTTACTTTGAGTCGTACTGAGCAGCAACAGCGCCTCGACTTGCGTGCGGTCCTGCCTGACGGCGAAGTTTTAGAGTTGAGCGCACAAGGGCAGCTGATTAGCGAGGATTGGCGGCAAAGTACATTGGCCGTTTATCTAAAAACGCCCAGCAGTAACCTTGCCCGCTGGGTGCCAAAGGCCTTATTACAGGATAGCCAGGTGACGACCCTTAGCGTTGCTGGTGCTTTGTGGTTGCGTGCAGCACAAGGGCAGATGCACAGTGCTGTATTGCGCCTTGATGACTTTGAGCTTGAAGGGCGTGCTGCTCATGCCGAGCCCTTGCATTTACGCAGCCAGCAGGCATTGGCTTTTTATCAGAACAGCGCGCAGCTGCAAAGCGCATGGTTTGAAAGCTTTAAGTTACAGATCAATGACTTGCCTACTCGAGATTGGCGCATGTCGCTAGCCTATGAGCATGAAAAGACGCCGTTATGGCAGCTGTCACTAGAGCAGCTTGAATTGACCGATGTGCATTATGTGTTGGAGCGAGTTTGGCAATTGCCTGAGGTGGGCGCCGATGTTTTAAATACGATGCAGCCCAGCGGTACTCTTAACAACGTACAGCTGCAATGGCGACCAGAAGCTGAACTGGCGCAGCGCTTAACCTTTGACAGTAATCTTAACAATGTTGAGTTCTCGGCGTGGCGCGATGTGCCAGCCTCCAGTGGTATCAGTGGCCGCATCTCGGGTGATTTGCTGCAGGGCGAGCTGCGTTTAGCCAGTGAGACTGGCTTTAGTCTGCACTTGGCCAATCTGTTTGCCGAACCTTGGCAGTACCAGCGTGCGCATGCGCGATTGCTATGGCAGTTTGATGAACAGGGTTTTACCCTAGAAAGCCCTTATTTACAGGTACAGGGTGAGGAAGGCGAGATAGGCGGAGATTTTTTAATTCGTTTACTCAAAGACCCAGCAGAAGAAGATTATATGGATCTGCGTGTGGGCTTGCGTGACGGTGATGCACGCTTTACTGGCAAATATCTACCCTCGCGTGTACCGGGTTTCAGTGATGCGTTGGAGCATTGGCTTAATACTGCGATTCAAGCAGGGCATGTAGAGCAAGGCTATTTCCAATATCAAGGTTCATTAAATAAAGGCGCTGCGCCTGAATCACGTTCAATCAGTCTGTATTTTGCGGTCAGAGAAGCCCAGCTTGAGTACCAGCCTGGATGGCCAGCGCTTAAGGATGCTGTGGCACAGGTATTGATTGAAGACAGCGGCGTGCGCATTTATGTTGAGCAAGGACAGATTTTAGACTCGCCAGTGACAACTGCTTATGCTGAAGTTGTGTATGGTCCGCCAGGTCAAGTGCCTGTGCTGCAGTTGCATGCCGAGTTACAAAGCAGCGTAGCGGATGGCTTATATTTTTTACAAAAAACGCCAATAGCGCAAGGTGCGCTTGAGTTTGCGCAGTGGCAAGGTAAAGGCGCTTTACCCATTGGTTTAGATTTGACCGTGCCGTTAGCAGCGCAGCAGCCAGTGCATATTAAGCTGGATATTGATGCGCAGCAGGTTGAGTTAGGCATGCCCGACATCAATGTGCAATTGCGCCAGTTAAGCGGGCTATTTAAGTTTGATAGTCAGATAGGTTTAAGCGCAGAGCGGGTAACAGGTGAGTTTTTAGGCCAGTCTTTTTCAGGGCGCATTGATGCCGAGGGTGATGGCCAGCAGTTACGAACACATATTGATGTGAAAGGCCTGATGCCTATCGAACAGTTAACGCAGTGGGCAGCAATCACGCAACCGCTGCCGGTATCTGGGAGCTTGCCCTATCGTTTACGCCTGCTGCTGGAAGGGGAAGACAGTCAGTTACGTATTGATTCAAACTTGCAAGGAGTCAGCGTCGACTTGCCGGCACCTTTTGGCAAAACAGCAGGACAACAAAGTTATGCTGATTGGCGTATGACCCTAGCAGGGACTGAGCGCCGTTACTGGTTTGATTATGCGGATCAATTAAGTTTGAGCTTAGCGGCAACGCCCGACGATATTCTTTCCGGACGCGCGCAGTTGCGTGTTGGTGGGGGCTTAGCACGGCTGCCCACACAAGCAGGCCTACAAATACGCGGTCGTTTAGATCAGCTTGATCTTGCTGATTGGCAGGCGCTGCTGCAGCGCTATAGCCTGCCTGAGGAAAATAGCCGACAGTTGCTTAACAGTGCCAAGCTAGACATTCGTCGCTTTAATGCTTTTGGTTTGCAAGCCGATAATTTAACCGCGCACTTACAGCCGCAAAAAGATGGCTGGCAACTGCTGTTGGATAGCCAGCAGCTTAAAGGTGAAATTGTCGAGCGCGGTGATAAAGCCCCACTTGCTGTGCGCTTTACGCACCTATATTTACCCACCGCAGTGGTGCACTCGGTGGTCGAAAAGGATGCTTTAGCAGATTTTGATATGCGCAGTATCCCAGCATTGGACGTGCAAGTTGATGCGCTTTATCAAGGTGCAAATCACTTGGGTGCTTGGTCATTTAATACACGACCGCAAGCGCAGGGCGTGCTGTTTGATAAGTTGCAGCTTTCGCTTAAAGGCTTGCATGTCAACGGACAGGCTGGCTGGCAGCGCAGTAATGGTCAAGTCAACAGTTGGTATACTGGGCGACTTAGCGGCGATAACCTTAGCGATGTTTTATTGGCTTGGGGCTTTGCGCCCACAGTGACCAGCGAAACTTTTCGATCTGATGTAAATATGCGCTGGCCAGGCTCACCAATGGCGCTGAGTCTAGGCAAGTTAAGCGGTGACTTGGATATTAATTTTCGCAAGGGGCAGCTGGTTACCGTGGATGGTGGCGCACAGGCCTTGCGGGTTTTTGGTCTGCTGAACTTTGAGTCAATTGGTCGGCGTTTGCGTCTGGACTTCTCTGACTTGATTGGAAAAGGTCTGGCTTATGATCGAATTAAAGGTCGTTTACAGGTGCTTAATGGCGTGTATCGCACGGACGGCACGCTAAGTCTTAGTGGGCCATCCAGTGATATTGAGCTTGAAGGGCAGCTTGATCTTGTCAATGAAAAAATCAACGCCAAGATGCAGGTTGCTTTGCCGTTGAGCACCAACCTTCCTCTTGCTGCGATTGCTGTGGGTGCGCCAGCTATCGGTGGTGCCTTATTTGTGGTGGATCGCCTGATAGGTGACCGTCTGGCGCGCTTTGCCAGTGTCACCTATCATATTTCCGGAGATTGGCAAAACCCTGAAATCAGTCTCGCAAAGAAAGATAAAAAATAA